GGATCTTAAAGAGGGTTATCTGGTGGAAAAACCCATTAAATCCTCGGATGCCCTAGCCGAACACAAGGCCGAGCTAAAACCCGAATCTCGGGCCAAGCAAAGTCAGAAGCGGAGACGGAAACGCATTCGCCGCAGAAGGAAACGAATACGCCGACGCCGGAAACGCACACGTCGCCGTCGCCGGAAAAAGCGGAAGAAGAGACGTAAGAAGCGGAAGAGGAAGAAGCACAAGGGCGacaagaaaaagaagaagaagggcAAGCGGAAGAAGCGGAAGAAGCAACAAAAACCGGAAGAGCACGACCAGCACTCCATTTTCCAGCCCGGCCAAGTGATCTTCGCCAACCCCACCAAGTCGCCGCACTACCACCATCCCCATGGGTATCCCTATCCCCCGGCCAACCAGGTGCCAGTGCAAACCATACCCACAGCCTTACTGGACGCCTTgatcaccaccaccaccaccaccaaaaaaccaaaaaccaccACCACTACCTTTCGTCCCTTGAGCAAGATCAAGTATCTGCTGAGGCACAACAGCATCttcaagaaaaagaagaaggaGTACATGAGCCACGTGGGTCAGGTGTTGTATCCTTTCGTGAAATTCGTGGCCTTCTTCACGGTCCTCAATCCCTTCACACTGGGCGTGTTCCTCTTCACCCTGATCTCACCCGCCGTCTTTGGCTTCCTGGGCTTTGTCGCGCTGAGTGTGCTGGTCAAGCCCTTCCTGCACCTGGTGTTCGGGGTCAAAAGAAACGTAAATGCCTTCGAGCACAAGAGGTGGCTGGCCCACAAACAGGAGGAGAAGCTGAAGCTGGCCTTAAGGCCAGTCACCATCCACAAGCACTTCTACCAGCAGAATCCGGTGCACTCGGCACCACCTGTGAAACTGCGCCCAGTGGGTCATTGGAGGAGGCAGGGTGGTGGCCAAGGGAATGAGATGTTATCCTCGCAACCACCACCCCAAAGACCGCCACCCCTGAGACCACCTCCTAAGCGACCACCCCTGGAACCACCCCCAGGATATCGCTATAATCCTTTACTGCCTGATGATCGTAAGGCTCTTGAGTACGATAATTCAGATCAGCCTGGcatatttctttaatatagaaacataattttattattttaaaaattactatATCAAGTAGAGAATTGTTAAaccacataaatataaatagcgTATGGAAAAGACTATACAATATCATTCTATTATTTCTGCATTAATTaagataatataatttaaataacacaTCGATTTTTTGTGAGGAAACTTTAATTCAAGCCCAGCTGCCATCGAGGATACCATGACATCTGCCCCATCCGCACTCCAGCGAAGTTATCTGGGCAAAGGGAGGAGGACCTGCCACTTCGGGGACCTGGGAACCCCACTCACACGCGTGTGctgcattaaaattaacatGTTGGCAAAGTGAAATTAACAACAGCCAACCCAAGATTGTTGCCGAAACCCAATTAAAAAGTTTGGCAACTGGTAAAGCGGTTTTGTAACAACCCCAACCCCTTCAGTTTTCGTAGACCATCATGTGAATGTCCATTTCCCGCAGCCGCTGTAATTTCTCATCGTAGCCCTGGTGGAGGaggtcctgctcctgctgatcATCCACTGAAAGAACCTCATGGAGTGGCAGGCAGAGTTGCAGATCCGTTCGTTCGAAGAGCTTTCGAGCCTGCCAGCGAAAGAGCTCCACTGCATCGGCGAAGTCCTTGTGCCGCTCCAGGAAGTCCTCCATTCGAGGGTGATGGTGGATGAGCTGGTCCAAGGACGCCAGCAGGCGCATAATTAGGAAACGGCAGTACCGCTTGCGAACACAAGTGATGGGCATGTCCCGTTGTCTCTGCCAACGCCTCTCTGCCGCTTGACGAGTATAGCTCCACATGGTGAGGACCAGGATAATGGCAATCTTCACGCCACCAATGTGTAGAAGTACAGACAGGGGAGTTATCTCCTCCTGCAGCACCTTTTGCCGCCACCAGAGGAGGTCCCTTCCGTGGAAGGAGTACCCATAGTCCAGGACACCCAGCACAAGAAAGCAGATTGCGGCAATATGACCGATCACATCGTAGTGCAGGCGAATCTTTCGAAGGACCCACAGCCAGCTGGCGAGGATTCTGGCCATTTCTAAGCAATACGAACTAACTtgtaattttgaaactttCTAGAATAGctacaaaacaaaatacaatttatctCCAGTTAACTAGATGCATAGATTTTAACATTACTAATGACTTGGGAAGAGAAATGCCTTGTCAGAAAAATAAGTTGATTACGAAATCTTATAAGGAAAACCACTGAAAAACATaagattcaaatattttttaaaagagtattaaaaatataaagagaGACTTACAACAAGTAGGGTGCATGTCTCTCTTTTGAAAATGCCTTGACCcacttttctaaaaaataattattttcccaaGCTTCCAAATATAATTGGCCTTTACTGACGCAAatttgtattgttattttgccATCATGGAAGCAATTATTAGTTTACCATTCAAATTATACGAAAAGTTATGCATTTCCAGCGTTGCCCCTTGGCAATGCTTTgctctttttttgttattattgctTTAGCTGACGGTATTGACACTTTGTTCACACAATCCACAGAGCCAATATCAATTGCGCGCTTGCAATTTGCCAACATTTTGCAGGCCAGCATAATGGAATCGCCTTGGGAACGTCATTTTGTTTGGCTCAAAACAAGTCGTTCGTCGCCGGAACTGCAGAACTGCATTGTGAAGACGGTGGAGAAGATTGGAAATATTGAAAGAAGTTGGGGAGGTGCCAGTGACTGGGATTGAGCCGGGAGAAAGGATCTCCTATTCAAGTACACTCTAAATAATATCACTTAAAACATACCAAGATTTCTTGCAATAacaagtaacatttttaaagttctttGAATAGTACCATTTCTAAGAggttatataattttgtatggATTGATATATGAGTGCTATTGCTTGGATTTTTTGCAGTGCATCTACTCCAAGTAGAAGGCAGCAAATAAAACgagtaataataaataaaattgtagccAATTCATAAGGATTTCGCATTTTGTCGCTTCAATCAGGCAATTGATGGTCTCTAGAAGGGGGGTTTGGTTGAGAGCTTCAGGACCGCAGGACTGTCGAGCGACGGGCAAACAACattcattcatattttccaaGTGCCGATTGAAGCTGCCTTTGCATTCTGCTGATCTCCTTCAGCACCGAGCCACCTACTACCAGCCCACCAGGCCAACATCCCAGCCCCACTTTCCCCATTTCTCCCCACTGCCAGCACAATGTGCGTATAAATAACGGATTTCctgttataaaatatttgtaacgACATTTTCCCCGATTTATGTATCCACACATATACACACAGACGGAGTTTGCATGCTTTCTCTATATGGCATCTGTGCTCAAAACAATAGTCCTTGGCAGATGGCAAGTGGTAGGAAAAGTATATTTTGCCATATTTTGTCTTAGTT
This window of the Drosophila biarmipes strain raj3 chromosome 3L, RU_DBia_V1.1, whole genome shotgun sequence genome carries:
- the LOC108034653 gene encoding uncharacterized protein LOC108034653 encodes the protein MARILASWLWVLRKIRLHYDVIGHIAAICFLVLGVLDYGYSFHGRDLLWWRQKVLQEEITPLSVLLHIGGVKIAIILVLTMWSYTRQAAERRWQRQRDMPITCVRKRYCRFLIMRLLASLDQLIHHHPRMEDFLERHKDFADAVELFRWQARKLFERTDLQLCLPLHEVLSVDDQQEQDLLHQGYDEKLQRLREMDIHMMVYEN
- the LOC108034454 gene encoding uncharacterized protein LOC108034454 yields the protein MGTKGRSAKSVSNFATFLLIFLAQNCGTARSHGRDGLAKLEFSGPVLPVFNFAKIYETLCAQLPLPLTTTPPSRHPGEVEGRELVRGKPMFHVFDQLQHDFEAKWRRTTTAKPFSILQHLGWEQEQEAQRLQAHPNTSFHVLQQLYKDQKAYELKTTTVKPFLVLQELEKDYIKANKHTTTVKPFHIVGTLVEDLIKKDLKEGYLVEKPIKSSDALAEHKAELKPESRAKQSQKRRRKRIRRRRKRIRRRRKRTRRRRRKKRKKRRKKRKRKKHKGDKKKKKKGKRKKRKKQQKPEEHDQHSIFQPGQVIFANPTKSPHYHHPHGYPYPPANQVPVQTIPTALLDALITTTTTTKKPKTTTTTFRPLSKIKYLLRHNSIFKKKKKEYMSHVGQVLYPFVKFVAFFTVLNPFTLGVFLFTLISPAVFGFLGFVALSVLVKPFLHLVFGVKRNVNAFEHKRWLAHKQEEKLKLALRPVTIHKHFYQQNPVHSAPPVKLRPVGHWRRQGGGQGNEMLSSQPPPQRPPPLRPPPKRPPLEPPPGYRYNPLLPDDRKALEYDNSDQPGIFL